A region of the Serinicoccus profundi genome:
CACACCGCGTCGCTGCGCTGCAGCCCCTCCTTGGAGATCTGCTGGGTCGAGGTGACGACGAACTCGCGGGTGCCGCCGTGGCCGTAGCCGACGGTGATGACCTCACCCTCGCTCACCTCGGCGAGGTCGTAGAACACGTCGGGTTCGTCGTAGTAGGTGACGTGCGCCGCGATCACGGCGGTCCCGACCTGACCGGGGACGACTCGCTCAGAACCGGCATACCAGATCGCCTCGCCCTGGTCGGGGTTGATGGTGCCCTGCGGGGTGAGCCCCTCGGGCGCGATCGGCTCCTCCTCGAGCCCGGCGGACGGGACGCTCACCCAGGTCGGCGCTCCTGCTCCGTCGGCGTGGACGGGGCGGCCGTCAGTGCCCTGGATCGCCCCCACCGCCTGGACGGCGAGCGCGCTGACCCCGAGCGTGCCCACCAGCAGGCCCGTGGGCAGCAGCAGACGGGCGTTCACGACAGGGTCCTCGCGGGCTCAGCTCTGGTCGCGCTGCGGCTGGCGACGCAGGCCGACCGCGGCGGCGCCCGCACCGGCGACGGCCAGCACCGCACCACCGATGAGCAGCGGGGAGAGCCCGGCCTCACGCAGCGGACCGTCGGTCTCGACGGCGGGCCCGGCAGCCTGCTCCTCCTCGGCAGCGGCGTCGTCCTCGGCGGCCTCGCCGTCCTGAGCGGCCTCGTCCTCGCCGTCGGACCCGCCCGCCTCGGTCTCCGGCGCGGCCTCCTCGTCGGCGGCGGCCTCCTCAGCGGCCTCCTCCTCCGGCGCGGGCGCCTCGGCATCAGCGGCGGCCGTGCCCTGGCAGAGGGTGATCTCGCGGATGATGGCGCCGCCCTCGCTGCCGTAGGTCTCGCCGTAGGCCGGGTCGGCGACCTCGACCGCACCCTCGTCGGAGGTGAGCGTCAGCGCGACCCACTCGTTGTCCCTGTCGAGGTATGGCCCGTGCACGGACTCGTCGAGGTACGTCGCGGTGGCGGTGCCCGGCATGGCCATGACGTCGCAGCGGACGTTGTCGTAGGTCTCGGCCAGCTGGTCCTCATCGGCGGCCAGGGCCGGGCTCGAGACGGCGAGGGCGGTGAGGGCTGCCGCACCGGCGGCGACGGTCAGCGTCCGCAGGGTCGTGGTGCTCATCTGGAGTCCTTTCCGCAGGAACGCGGCATGGGCCGCGGGTGGGGTGGCGAGCGCCGGTCGACACCTGACCACACAGTTCACATCAGTCACATTCGACGCATCAGCACCATATCGATCCTTGGATGCACGCTGGACGTCCTCCGGCGGCGTGTCGCCGATCTGCGGGAGCCCGCGCTCAGCGCGCCCGGACGAGGGCGACGAGGGTGGCGCCCTCCTGCGGCAGGTGGCTGCGCGGCGTCACGACCGTGGCCACCCCCTCCTGCACGAGGAACATCAGGACGGCGTCGGGCTCGCGCTCGCGGAAGTCGTCGAGCGTGTGCTGCGACGTGAGCTTCGTGCGGCGCACCCGCATACCCTCCCGGGTCGCGGCATCCAGCTC
Encoded here:
- a CDS encoding class F sortase, whose protein sequence is MNARLLLPTGLLVGTLGVSALAVQAVGAIQGTDGRPVHADGAGAPTWVSVPSAGLEEEPIAPEGLTPQGTINPDQGEAIWYAGSERVVPGQVGTAVIAAHVTYYDEPDVFYDLAEVSEGEVITVGYGHGGTREFVVTSTQQISKEGLQRSDAVWGDQADTARIALITCDPSLGARSDGGQKANFVAIAEAIEG